From the genome of Primulina huaijiensis isolate GDHJ02 chromosome 11, ASM1229523v2, whole genome shotgun sequence:
ATTGAGAGTATAatgtacttaatgagttgtaTAAGACCAGAATTAGCTTATGCAGTAAGCAAATTGAGTAGATTCACGAGTAATCCAGATGTTTAACAGTATAAAGCAATTATCAGATTGCTAAAATACTTAAGGTACACTCGTGATCATGAAATACATTATACCATATATCCCGTTGTTATTGAAAGATACTGTGATACAAACTGGATATTTGATATGAAAAactcaaaatctacaagtggatttgtattcatTTTAGAAGGTGCAGcttttgtgaaaatatttttaacaaactGTAATAGTCAGATACGCGATGgaatctgagtttatagctcttgaAAAATGTACTCAAAGAGGATGAATGACTGCGTCAATTCTTTGAAGATGTTCCAAGATGGGAAAAACTTTTGCGACTATATGTATAAATTGTGATAACCAATATCTGATTGGAATGacacaaaataatatgtataatgaTAAGTTTAGACATATACGTCACAGACACAATATCATTAGATAACTATTCTCAACTGGAACTATCTCTATTGACTATGTAAATTCAAAGTATAATATAGCGAATCCGTAAAGCAAAAGATTAAACAAAGAGTTAGTTGCAAAATTGTCTAGGAAATATGGATTaagcctatagaataaattggtgAGATGGAAAACCCAACCTATGCTGACTGGAGATCTCAAAAactaggttcaatgggacaacctAATCGCACTGATTTGGCCGATCATTGTGGTGGTTATCCCTTTCTCATTCCTATTATGAAACAGTGAATGACGAGGATAAGCATACGACTTTAAATTATTCTCATAAAATCAATAAAGAATCCTAAGTGAGAGAAGTGGGGCCACTTCGAAGAAATTGTTAGGCTCAATTCTAGACCTCCTCACATAACAGGTGtgtgttcatggccaaaacGAACATGATCATGAGAACTGAATAATATCAGAGAGAGTCATGTGTGAAatatatcttaatttacataaaagGCAAAACAATTAAAGGTCATCGTATCTACTGGTCTGTTAGTAacacaaatatattttataagggAAAGTTCAAAGGGTAGCACCTACCTAACCTATGCAGGATTCAACTATATAACTTTATCACCAAGATCTATATCAATTTTCATTAATGTGagagattgttggaaatttgaatcaaatttggAGTTTGAATGAAAGTTATGACTTATGAATGtgagagtgtcttttggctctccacattcttgagttacaTGCGGCTCATGATtgtagaaatattttttgactttccacattcttgagttaattgaaactTTTGGCTCTTTATatttttgagttaattgaaacatgacttttggtgtgcattttggagTTTATAAATAGTGTGTTTATTTTCTCATTccatatacaaaaaaaaattatttttacaaaaaatcaagatctctctcaaaaattttcttgtatttcatattgttagcttttcatTTGGCCTCCATTAAATTTTGGTGATAAAGTGAaagtacgttttcagttcgtcGGTGTATGTAAAACCTCGTTAACGATCTTTCTACTGGAAATTAAAATCatttgttttactttttttcTGGATTATTTAACCATTGTacgtaatttaaatattaaaatttatatactaTTTGNtatatatatatatatatatatatatataaaacgtAGCAGTGGTCCATTTCTTTGGAAAGAAAAGAAGCTACTTCATGCTATCTTTGCTTTCAAAATAATTAGGAGTGATTTGCTCGTGATAAGGAATAGTTTTGATATGGTATTTTGGggaatttcatgaaattgactTGAGGGTGTAAACATGAGTTTggttttaaattattgataaactgataaatactAATTTAGGATCTAATTAGCATACAATTGCGTATCTatgaatttatattaaattagatTAAAATATTGGACATTTGGActtttacatatatttataaacaATACTAAATGTTTAGGGATTGTGTCGTGTCAAgatttatttattgaaaattgGAAGCTAGAAATTAGAAAAAGTGGATTCTAAGCATACAATAAAGAATACGTTAAGATGGTAATAAAATCGGAATAACTTTGATGTGGATGtttttatgttatgttatgtcTATCATATGAGCTATTTCTTAGCCCATGCGGGTCGACGTGCTGCATATCGGGGATGCACGTGAACCACCTCTTGTTTCCTTATAGTCAATGTGGTGCATGATAGAAATTTTGATCAGGATTCTATTATTATGTTTTGTACGAATTCTGGCATCCTATCCGCATTTGTACTTATCATTTATTGTTGTGAAGTCTTTTGACGATATCATTGAGGTCGATTTACTAGCTAGATACAAGAGTATACTGAATAATTTGTTCTTAAGTAATAATCCAGTTGATGAAGATGAATACATAGAATATATAAGAGAGATTGTCAAAAAGACTACAATTTGATACGTCAATTCGCAAGGGCTTGGAAATGCgattataattttcttttgtaaacttcaattaatgatatttgatatttaatCTTTTAAACAAAGTTTTCATTCGGAAATTAACAAAAATAGATTGGCTggcaattatattttttaacaacTCGACTGGCTTGATTaattatgatgatacaaagaaaatttcaaattttgattggCTGATGGCATCATCAAGACATTCAAGTTTagtataattaatataaaatataaaattttaattaattttgttattatctAAATCTATCTATCCAGCCATGGTTTTGTTCGTTATACTCTTATGAATAATAATTAGTATATGTTACGTTTGTTCagtaaataaatcatgaatattCATTCAACCGTAATATATGAATGAGTAACTATTATTCATCACTCTGTAGGTTCTGTCGATGAGATCTGAGCCCTTGATTTTAAAGAATTAGTGGACCTCACATATGAATTGGTGAACCCCACATAAATATGGTTAAAATTGGACTTTTGATCATCTCATGAGGCAGTGTCTGCATAAAATAGGGTGAAATATTCTCACTCTGTACATATGTTACGTATTACGTAGATTATCACACCAATGGTATGTGTAGCATTTACCGAGTATCAAGGAAGACTATGATTTTCCTGGCTGACGTGTCGTCAGGTGATTGAGTTGAATAGCACCGGTGCAATGCACAGCGCGCACATAATAGGAACTCGACTATCCTCCTGCTGAATAAAGCCTCACTCCACCTTTGCTGCTCATTTTGCAAAGTTGTTCACTTTTTCTCAGTTCTCCCCAAACCTTTTTTGCCGTCTTGAATGGATTCTCTCTCTCTATTCTGCACCGTCTCTCTCGTAGCCGGCGGATTGTACTGGTTCTTATGCATTCTCGGCTCGGCGGAGCAGAAAGGCAAGCGCGCCGTGCACCTCTCCGGCGGCTCCATTGCCAAGGAAAAAGTCCAGGACAATTACAAGCAGTACTGGTCTTTTTTCCGCCGACCTAAAGAGATCGAGATGGCTGAAAAGGTTCCAGCTTTTGTGGACACCTTCTACAATCTCGTCACGGATATCTACGAATGGGGTTGGGGGCAGTCTTTCCACTTTTCGCCTTCGATTCCTGGTAAATCACACCGCGAAGCTACCCGTGTTCACGAGGAGATGGCGGTGGATCTATTGAATGTCAATCCCGGAGCCAGGATTCTCGACGCGGGTTGCGGAGTCGGTGGCCCGATGCGTGCGATTGCGAGTCACTCCAGGGCGAATGTTGTGGGTATCACCATAAATGAGTACCAGGTGAACCGTGCCCGGATGCATAACAAAAAGGCTGGTCTTGACAAGCTGTGTGAGGTGGTGTGCGGGAATTTCCTCCAGATGCCCTTCGATGAGAACAGCTTCGACGGGGCTTACTCCATTGAAGCTACTTGTCATGCACCGAAACTCGAAGAGGTGTACAGCGAGATCTACAGGGTTTTGAAACCCGGATCCTTGTATGTCTCCTATGAATGGGTCACCACAGAGTTATACCACGGAGACGACCCGGAACACGTGGAGGTCATCCAAGGGATCGAGAGGGGAGACGCGTTACCGGGTCTAAGGAGTTACAAGGATATAGCGGAAGTAGCGAAAAGGGTGGGTTTTGAAGTGATTAAGGAGAAGGATTTAGCGAAGCCGCCGTCTAATCCATGGTGGACCCGGCTCAAAATGGGTCGGATTGCGTACTGGAGGAACCATATTCTAGTTACCGTGCTTGCCTGGATTGGGATTGCGCCCAAAGGTGTGGTGGATGTGCACGAGATGCTGTTTGTTACCGCTGATTACCTTACTCGAGGTGGAGAGGCAGGGATTTTCACTCCGATGCATATGATTCTCTGCAGAAAGCCCGAGATTAAGCCCGGTTCCAGTTCGGATTAGGAGATATTGTAATGAAATTCGACCAAGATTACTCGTCCCGGACCAATTTGTTGCTGTTGGTGTTTCTTTTATATGCCATTACCGTTTAATTATCTTGTTTCTCATGGGACTTCAAATTTAACAGCTTTATGGATTTCTCGAGTATTTTGTTTGCTTTTATAGATAATCAAGTCTGCTTTTCTCTGATTTTTTCTCAAAGTTGGAATCTTGGACTATATTATTGCCTTTGGATTGCCTTAATtatcttatttaagaaaatgctTTGAAATTCATCTATTTTTATGTCCTATAGCTTGTGCCAACGGGAATAATGTAACCTGTTGACTGATTCCAATAGCCTAAGCTATTTGAAATTGATTGCTTACATTCACTTGTTTCTGTGCATATGTTTGTGAGTTGTATGTTTGTGAGTTTCGTTTTCTTAGTTTATATTATACACTAGCTTTTGACTGTTTGTAGATTGTCTTTTAGTTTGATACAAATAAGCTATTGCGTGGACATGGCATGTGCCATAGTTAGCCGAATGACTCAGTATCTTTCAATTGGAAGATTCTTGGAGGGTCATTTGTGGTCCTTAGTACTCTGAATTTTTAAGACAGCCTGTAATACTAAGATGAAACGTAACTATTCTTGTTGTCTTGTTCGTGTGCTGCAAGCTGTTATTGTGTAGATTGTCATTTAAAATGATATTCCCACGCAAATTGATGTTTTTAAGTATCTGTGATAGTTTAAGAACTTTTTTGTTGATTAACTTCACACTCGTAGTTGAAATATGAGGTTTTTTTTGGATCACTGGTAAAGATCTGAACATTTTGAGATATGGGATGTGTAAATATTGAATGATTATTGGCAGTATATATTTGTCATTAGTGTTATTGAATTACATTCAAAGCAAAATTTATTGAAACGTGATCCTGTATCCACAGATTTAGCTTACCTTCTTTCATGGTAGATAGATAACTTCTATGAATTTTCAGTCAAGAAAATGGACTTGTGTCTGAGTTTGAGAGGTGGGACAAGTGCATGTATTTGGATATAATTTATTTGCTATTGAATCTTTATTTTCGAGTAAAATATACCAATATGTCAAGATTGGTGTCATGTGGCATGCTTTTGACTGTTGATCAATAAGAGTTTTAGCAGATCTCTGtgcattttatttgttttaaagttgCAGTATCTGTGTGGATTCATCGAACAAGCATCATCAATACTGCTATAAATTGTTGTACTATTAAAGTAAGCTTCCATGCGTGAGTTGTTCCTCTAATTATACACACATTCCATGCCAGTTGTCCAGGACTTTTATCTTTGGACAATGTTTTAtgcaattttgtgaaacaatcATATGATTTTCTTTCATAAGTATAAAAACTTTCAAACAAGTGCTACAGAATTTGTCTTGGAAGACCATGAGTCGGGGTTGATGCGACTCTATAAACGTTCTTGTGAGTTTGTACAGATCATGACTGCGGCGATCTCCTTGCGAGTTGCTAAAGTTAGTGTGGGGATTTATGATAAAACCATTAGCAAAGTGATGGGAGTAATATACACATGCCAAACGAACAGTGAGTACTCATCATCGTGATTCAATCCAGTTTAGGATCTCACTATAAATCTGGGTTTGTTTTCTGGGTTTAGGTCCCCCACCTTAGGCCTCAAGAGCTACTTGGGATTCATGCTATTTGAGAGCCAAACCAGTTCAATATTGAAAGTATTTAGCTCTGTATTTTTAACTCAAACCCGAAATCTTGTTTAACGGGTAATCCGAACAGCTTACGGCTTGAATCAACATgctaaaatttaagtttttgagtCTAAAATTTAGTAGTCAATGGTTAAATTCTTTGTTGTTGTACATTGGCGTCCTAAAGGGAATAGTTTTCTTGCTActattttttgtgttattttagtTTCATATggtggaaaaaaataaaatgttgaattaataTCATCTTGATCATGACAAACATTTCCGAAATAGAAATTCAAACTTATGGAATATCTTTGGAATTCTTAATAAAGAGTGATCATATAATTTATTCACCAATCACCGCATGGAACTGAATGATTACGCaggaacttttttttttttttttgaagtgttTGGATTGAAGGATCATTAATCACATTCGTTTGACTATATAAATTCCTTCAGTTTAAACCaaagtaataaatataaattatcacATTCTAAATCATCACTACAAATAAAAAAAGGTTGTGACGGTTTTTACCGTCGTTACTAAGTCAGCCGTCGTTAAcgtatagcgacggtttatcaaaaaTCGTCGgcaacttagcgacggttttcgccaattttagcgacggtttttagcgatgattttccaaattttagcgatggtttaatataaaccgtcgctaaaatgtGAAAAATCATCGCTAAACTCGCGACAGGTTTATAATATCAGTCGCtaagttaatttaatatttattaaaaaaatcatatatctattttatatttaaaattttatatatcaaaatttatttttgaaaatttatttataatgtattttaatatttaacaaacataataaatttcgCTAACCATgcatttcgaaaaaaaaaaaaactaatatatatGCAACTGAATCCAATTGATAttgtatataaaacatataaagtTTGTCTGATATGTCAACTAAAAtgtgcaataaaaatcatacataaaaTCTAATAAAATACTACGGTGTCTCAGTCTCGTCATCGTCGTAACCGTCGTGGCCATCGCCATCGTCATTGTTAGaataggtgcacgtcgagccaaatgttggccgagtgttcacaatgaaactctatgtataaacagtctatattttaatagtatttgaaattatttttttggcacttctttatctgcatacccatgcatgttgcatagataaagtctttgaatataaaaatagtagaaataatatgagatgctcatatgatgagtatcatgaaactcatatttgcaatactgtatattctaaacaattcctagtcgattcagccgccgctaagaaggatataggccgctcgagttcgagactagtatctgcgatgtgagtaccatgtttcctTGGTatgggacattgtgatgtccgagcatgcagataggtgctcctggtagagtgcgtTGAACAACcatccataaaggactttccaagtggttctcacttatcgagtggaaacgtcctagtttgtggttgtacaccattagtccttatgacccgggacaacattgagactctgtgtgctagcattacactttgacttgtttaccgactcatattgggtcatcaggtggcaaggttgggtgttttgtcgaaacatataggagtcgatgcattgtagtcggggattcaccacttactttcgggtatggatatcctatatgtatgtagtatgaaatttctgatcagagtatggtggtaattatgaaaggggtttcatagattacaccatcgatgcaactacgacatgacacatagtatcgattcattgacaactcacgatataccaatggttgtcgaatcggtcgggatatatgagttgaagggaccgtactgtacgctaaccataatagaatggttctt
Proteins encoded in this window:
- the LOC140988612 gene encoding 24-methylenesterol C-methyltransferase 2; translation: MDSLSLFCTVSLVAGGLYWFLCILGSAEQKGKRAVHLSGGSIAKEKVQDNYKQYWSFFRRPKEIEMAEKVPAFVDTFYNLVTDIYEWGWGQSFHFSPSIPGKSHREATRVHEEMAVDLLNVNPGARILDAGCGVGGPMRAIASHSRANVVGITINEYQVNRARMHNKKAGLDKLCEVVCGNFLQMPFDENSFDGAYSIEATCHAPKLEEVYSEIYRVLKPGSLYVSYEWVTTELYHGDDPEHVEVIQGIERGDALPGLRSYKDIAEVAKRVGFEVIKEKDLAKPPSNPWWTRLKMGRIAYWRNHILVTVLAWIGIAPKGVVDVHEMLFVTADYLTRGGEAGIFTPMHMILCRKPEIKPGSSSD